A window of Raineyella sp. W15-4 contains these coding sequences:
- the rplJ gene encoding 50S ribosomal protein L10: protein MAREDKAAAVAQLTEQFESAGAVVLTEYRGLSVAQLKTLRRALGEDATYAVAKNTLMKLAANKAGIDMLDEILTGPNALTFIKGDIAAVAKGLKNFAKDNPLLVIKGGVMEGKFLDAKQVGALADLESREVYLAKLAGAMKGNLAKAVGLFAAPLQTAARAFGALQTAAEANPSLIAGAGEAPAVLPGSPLQAGQAVTTTEPETADAAPAAAAEAAPAAEAAEAAPAAE, encoded by the coding sequence ATGGCGAGGGAGGACAAGGCAGCAGCTGTCGCCCAGCTCACGGAGCAGTTCGAGAGCGCCGGCGCTGTTGTGCTCACCGAGTACCGCGGCCTCTCCGTGGCGCAGCTGAAGACCCTTCGGCGCGCGCTGGGCGAGGACGCCACCTACGCCGTGGCAAAGAACACCCTCATGAAGCTGGCGGCCAACAAGGCCGGCATCGACATGCTGGACGAGATCCTGACCGGCCCGAACGCCCTGACCTTCATCAAGGGTGACATCGCGGCCGTGGCCAAGGGCCTCAAGAACTTTGCCAAGGACAATCCGCTCCTGGTCATCAAGGGTGGCGTCATGGAGGGCAAGTTCCTCGACGCCAAGCAGGTCGGCGCGCTCGCCGACCTGGAGTCGCGCGAGGTCTACCTCGCCAAGCTCGCCGGCGCCATGAAGGGCAACCTCGCCAAGGCCGTCGGTCTGTTCGCCGCCCCGCTGCAGACGGCTGCTCGCGCCTTCGGTGCGCTGCAGACCGCCGCCGAGGCGAACCCCTCCCTCATCGCGGGTGCCGGCGAGGCGCCGGCCGTCCTGCCGGGCTCGCCCCTGCAGGCAGGACAAGCGGTGACGACCACGGAGCCCGAGACCGCCGATGCAGCACCGGCTGCAGCCGCCGAGGCTGCACCCGCTGCGGAGGCCGCCGAGGCAGCGCCTGCTGCCGAATGA
- the rpsL gene encoding 30S ribosomal protein S12, producing MPTIQQLVRKGRTDKATKSKTPALKGSPQRRGVCTRVYTTTPKKPNSALRKVARVRLSSGVEVTAYIPGVGHNLQEHSMVLVRGGRVKDLPGVRYKIIRGSLDTQGVKNRKQARSRYGAKKEK from the coding sequence GTGCCAACTATCCAGCAGCTGGTCCGCAAGGGCCGGACCGACAAGGCGACGAAGAGCAAGACGCCTGCCCTGAAGGGCTCTCCGCAGCGCCGTGGCGTCTGCACCCGCGTCTACACCACCACCCCGAAGAAGCCGAACTCTGCGCTGCGGAAGGTCGCCCGGGTGCGACTCTCCAGCGGTGTCGAGGTGACTGCGTACATCCCGGGTGTGGGTCACAACCTCCAGGAGCACTCGATGGTGCTCGTGCGCGGCGGTCGGGTGAAGGACCTGCCGGGCGTTCGCTACAAGATCATCCGCGGCTCGCTGGACACCCAGGGCGTCAAGAACCGTAAGCAGGCCCGCAGCCGCTACGGTGCGAAGAAGGAGAAGTAA
- the bioB gene encoding biotin synthase BioB: MAPQETLTAAPLDPTDPAAPATEVKPQALADRVLDGGAVTEEEALALLNVPDAEVLGLVQAAGRLRRRWFGNSVKLNYLVNLKSGLCAEDCGYCSQRLGSEADVLTYSWLSTEEAVRAARTGMDAGARRVCLVASGRGPSNRDLDRVGDIIDGLRQADPDIEVCACLGLLREGQAERLAAAGTDAYNHNLNTAASHYDDICSTHTYADRADTVAKARHAGLSACSGLIAGMGETAEELVDVAFALRRMGSDSVPVNFLMPFDGTPLAGRHMLSPLDGLRILAMVRFVHPDTEVRIAGGREDTLRSLQPLGLEIANSIFLGDYLTSEGQAGAADLQMIAEAGFVPVGAEGDPVHRAAPADGAAPAYATAPVIRRRGAGTTAAPNA; the protein is encoded by the coding sequence ATGGCACCCCAGGAAACGCTCACCGCTGCTCCCCTCGACCCCACCGACCCCGCCGCGCCCGCCACCGAGGTCAAGCCACAGGCGCTCGCCGATCGCGTGCTCGACGGCGGCGCGGTGACCGAGGAAGAGGCGCTGGCCCTGCTGAACGTGCCCGATGCCGAGGTGCTGGGGCTGGTCCAGGCCGCCGGGCGGCTCCGCCGCCGCTGGTTCGGCAACTCGGTCAAGCTCAACTACCTGGTCAATCTCAAGTCGGGCCTGTGTGCCGAGGACTGCGGCTACTGCTCGCAGCGACTCGGCTCCGAGGCTGACGTGCTCACCTACTCCTGGCTGTCCACGGAGGAGGCGGTCCGGGCCGCGAGGACCGGGATGGATGCCGGCGCCCGGCGGGTCTGCCTGGTCGCCTCCGGCCGGGGGCCCTCGAACCGCGACCTCGACCGGGTCGGCGACATCATCGACGGCCTCCGGCAGGCCGATCCCGACATCGAGGTGTGCGCCTGCCTCGGGCTGCTCAGGGAGGGCCAGGCCGAGCGGCTCGCCGCGGCCGGCACCGACGCGTACAACCACAACCTCAACACCGCCGCGTCGCACTACGACGACATCTGCTCCACCCACACGTACGCCGACCGGGCGGACACCGTCGCGAAGGCCCGCCATGCCGGGCTGTCGGCCTGCTCCGGGCTGATCGCGGGGATGGGGGAGACTGCCGAGGAACTCGTCGACGTCGCCTTCGCGCTGCGCCGGATGGGGTCCGACTCGGTGCCGGTCAACTTCCTGATGCCCTTCGACGGCACCCCGCTGGCCGGCCGCCACATGCTGAGCCCGCTGGACGGCCTGCGGATCCTCGCCATGGTGCGCTTCGTACACCCGGACACGGAGGTCCGGATCGCCGGCGGCCGGGAGGACACGCTGCGTTCCCTGCAGCCGCTGGGGCTGGAGATCGCCAACTCGATCTTCCTCGGTGACTACCTGACCTCCGAGGGGCAGGCCGGTGCGGCCGACCTGCAGATGATCGCCGAGGCCGGCTTCGTGCCGGTCGGGGCCGAGGGCGACCCGGTGCACCGCGCCGCGCCCGCGGACGGCGCCGCGCCGGCGTACGCCACGGCGCCGGTGATCCGTCGCCGTGGTGCCGGCACCACGGCGGCCCCCAACGCCTGA
- the rplL gene encoding 50S ribosomal protein L7/L12 has product MAKLSNDELIAAFKEMSLIELSEFVKLFEDTFEVTAAAPVAVAAAAPAAAAEAAAEEEQTEFDVVLEAAGDKKIQVIKEVRALTSLGLKEAKEVVESAPKAVLEKVTKDAAAAAKEKLEAAGATVTVK; this is encoded by the coding sequence ATGGCCAAGCTGAGCAACGACGAGCTGATCGCCGCTTTCAAGGAAATGTCGCTGATCGAGCTCTCCGAGTTCGTGAAGCTGTTCGAGGACACCTTCGAGGTCACCGCTGCCGCCCCGGTCGCCGTGGCCGCTGCCGCCCCGGCTGCCGCTGCGGAGGCCGCCGCCGAGGAGGAGCAGACCGAGTTCGACGTCGTCCTCGAGGCCGCCGGCGACAAGAAGATCCAGGTCATCAAGGAGGTGCGCGCCCTCACCTCCCTCGGCCTGAAGGAGGCCAAGGAGGTCGTGGAGTCCGCCCCCAAGGCCGTCCTGGAGAAGGTCACCAAGGACGCCGCCGCCGCTGCCAAGGAGAAGCTCGAGGCCGCCGGCGCCACCGTCACTGTCAAGTGA
- a CDS encoding TetR/AcrR family transcriptional regulator C-terminal domain-containing protein, with protein MSLSRADVLAKAVEILDAYGLADLTMRRLATALHVQPGALYWHYANKQELLAAVTDRILAGVCSPGPDDTWQQALLDWSVSLRATLLAHRDGADLTSSAVALSLGALRPQEPLVRLLTAAGLGSADAEAIGETALHLTLGLTLNEQSRAQAAALGVIAGPAPDDRARLELGIDLLARGVSARFGI; from the coding sequence ATGTCATTGAGCCGGGCGGACGTGCTCGCCAAGGCCGTCGAGATCCTCGACGCGTACGGGCTGGCGGACCTGACGATGCGCCGGCTGGCCACCGCCCTCCATGTCCAGCCGGGCGCCCTCTACTGGCACTACGCCAACAAGCAGGAGTTGCTCGCCGCCGTCACCGACCGCATCCTGGCCGGGGTATGCTCCCCCGGACCCGACGACACCTGGCAGCAGGCCCTGCTCGACTGGTCCGTATCACTGCGGGCCACGCTGTTGGCCCATCGGGACGGGGCCGATCTCACCTCGTCGGCAGTGGCGCTGAGCCTCGGCGCCCTGCGCCCGCAGGAGCCTCTCGTACGACTCCTCACTGCGGCCGGCCTCGGATCCGCCGATGCCGAGGCGATCGGGGAAACCGCCCTGCACCTCACCCTCGGACTGACCCTGAACGAACAGTCGCGCGCCCAGGCCGCGGCACTCGGCGTCATCGCGGGGCCGGCACCGGATGACCGCGCCCGGCTGGAGTTGGGCATCGATCTGCTGGCGCGCGGGGTGTCCGCGCGGTTCGGGATCTGA
- a CDS encoding DNA-directed RNA polymerase subunit beta': protein MHDANSFDELRIGLATAEDIRGWSHGEVKKPETINYRTLKPERDGLFCEKIFGPTRDWECYCGKYKRVRFKGIVCERCGVEVTRSNVRRERMGHIELAAPVTHIWYFKGVPSRLGYLLDVAPKDLEKVIYFAAYMITNVDEEARHRDLPSLEAKINQEKANRQKQRDAAIEQKMRKLEEDLEKLETEGGSADMNRKVRAQAEKEVKLLRDRGQREIDRLDAVWDRFKGLKVQDLEGDEVLYREMKARFGRYFGGSMGAAAIQQRLRDFDLDAEAENLRTIIRNGKGQRKTRALKRLKVVSAFIQTGNSPEGMVLDAVPVIPPDLRPMVQLDGGRFATSDLNDLYRRVINRNNRLKRLLDLGAPEIIVNNEKRMLQEAVDSLFDNGRRGRPVTGPGNRPLKSISDMLKGKQGRFRQNLLGKRVDYSGRSVIVVGPQLKLHQCGLPKTMALELFKPFVMKRLTDLNHAQNVKAAKRMVERKDPRVWDVLEEVITEHPVLLNRAPTLHRLGIQAFEPQLIEGKAIQLHPLVCTAFNADFDGDQMAVHLPLSAEAQAEARILMLSTNNILKPADGRPVTLPTQDMIIGMYFLTQERPGAIGEGRVFRDPAEARMAFDLGEIKLGTKVTIRMRDIVPPDADQQLREDGSIMLATTLGRTIFNEALPADFPYVNYEVSKKPLGRIVNDLAERYPKVEVAAALDNLKDLGFGWAPRSGATVSVSDIQTPDSKPELIARYESKATAIDKQYERGKSTAEERRSNLIELWQQATAELTEAMEQNFSHTNPIYMMVHSGARGNMTQMRQIAAMRGLVANPKGDIIPSPIKSNFREGLTVLEYFISTHGGRKGQADTALRTADSGYLTRRLVDVSQDVIIREEDCGTESGLTKRIALEKNGVLVADPTIETAVYARCLATDITGPDGEVLLQAGVDLGDVNIKMLIDNGITHVKVRSVLTCESTSGTCAMCYGRSLATGKLVDVGEAVGIVAAQSIGEPGTQLTMRTFHTGGVAGDDITQGLPRVVELFEARSPKAKAPIAGAAGRIRLETTDRGRKLFVVPDDGADEFEVPLGRRARLLVEDGDHVAVGQQLTNGQLDPQDVLEVLGVAAVQQHLVDEVQKVYGTQGAPIHDKHLEIIIRQMLRRVTVLESGDTEMLPGELVDRPSYVAQNRKVVAEGGQPAQGRPVLMGITKASLATDSWLSAASFQETTKVLTDAAIHGKSDSLRGLKENVILGKLIPAGTGLDRYRNIRVEPTPEAKAAAYTMASYEAYDYDLMSGAGSSVPPLDDFDMGGYR, encoded by the coding sequence GTGCACGACGCGAATTCCTTCGACGAACTGCGGATCGGCCTGGCCACGGCCGAGGACATCCGCGGCTGGTCCCACGGCGAGGTGAAGAAGCCGGAGACCATCAACTACCGCACCCTGAAGCCGGAACGCGACGGCCTGTTCTGCGAGAAGATCTTCGGTCCCACCCGGGACTGGGAGTGCTACTGCGGCAAGTACAAGCGGGTCCGGTTCAAGGGCATCGTGTGTGAGCGCTGTGGCGTCGAGGTCACCCGCTCCAACGTCCGCCGCGAGCGGATGGGTCACATCGAGCTGGCCGCTCCGGTGACGCACATCTGGTACTTCAAGGGTGTGCCGAGCCGGCTCGGCTACTTGCTGGACGTCGCCCCGAAGGACCTGGAGAAGGTCATCTACTTCGCGGCGTACATGATCACCAACGTCGACGAGGAGGCCCGTCACCGCGACCTGCCCTCGCTCGAGGCGAAGATCAACCAGGAGAAGGCGAACCGCCAGAAGCAGCGCGACGCCGCCATCGAGCAGAAGATGCGCAAGCTCGAGGAGGACCTGGAGAAGCTCGAGACCGAGGGCGGCTCGGCCGACATGAACCGCAAGGTCCGTGCCCAGGCCGAGAAGGAGGTCAAGCTGCTGCGCGACCGTGGCCAGCGCGAGATCGACCGTCTGGACGCGGTCTGGGACCGGTTCAAGGGCCTCAAGGTGCAGGACCTCGAGGGTGACGAGGTGCTCTACCGGGAGATGAAGGCCCGGTTCGGCCGCTACTTCGGCGGCTCGATGGGTGCCGCCGCGATCCAGCAGCGGCTCCGTGACTTCGACCTCGATGCCGAGGCGGAGAACCTCCGGACGATCATCCGCAACGGCAAGGGCCAGCGGAAGACCCGCGCCCTCAAGCGGCTCAAGGTGGTGTCGGCGTTCATCCAGACCGGCAACTCGCCGGAGGGCATGGTCCTCGACGCTGTCCCGGTGATCCCGCCGGACCTGCGCCCGATGGTCCAGCTCGACGGTGGCCGGTTCGCCACCTCCGACCTGAACGACCTCTACCGCCGGGTGATCAACCGCAACAACCGCCTCAAGCGACTGCTCGACCTCGGCGCCCCCGAGATCATCGTCAACAACGAGAAGCGGATGCTGCAGGAGGCCGTCGACTCGTTGTTCGACAACGGCCGCCGCGGCCGTCCGGTGACCGGGCCGGGCAACCGCCCGCTGAAGTCGATCTCCGACATGCTCAAGGGCAAGCAGGGCCGGTTCCGCCAGAACCTGCTCGGCAAGCGCGTCGACTACTCCGGCCGTTCGGTCATCGTGGTCGGCCCGCAGCTGAAGCTGCACCAGTGCGGCCTGCCCAAGACGATGGCCCTGGAGCTGTTCAAGCCGTTCGTGATGAAGCGGCTGACCGACCTCAACCACGCGCAGAACGTCAAGGCGGCCAAGCGGATGGTCGAGCGCAAGGACCCGCGGGTCTGGGACGTGCTCGAAGAGGTGATCACCGAGCACCCGGTGCTGCTCAACCGCGCCCCCACGCTGCACCGCCTCGGCATCCAGGCCTTCGAGCCGCAGCTGATCGAGGGCAAGGCGATCCAGCTCCACCCGCTGGTCTGCACGGCCTTCAACGCCGACTTCGACGGCGACCAGATGGCCGTCCACCTGCCGCTGAGCGCGGAGGCCCAGGCCGAGGCCCGGATCCTGATGCTGTCGACGAACAACATCCTCAAGCCGGCCGACGGTCGTCCGGTCACCCTGCCGACCCAGGACATGATCATCGGCATGTACTTCCTCACCCAGGAGCGCCCCGGCGCGATCGGGGAGGGACGGGTGTTCCGTGACCCGGCCGAGGCCCGGATGGCCTTCGACCTCGGGGAGATCAAGCTCGGCACCAAGGTGACCATCCGGATGCGGGACATCGTCCCGCCGGACGCCGACCAGCAGCTGCGCGAGGACGGCTCGATCATGCTGGCGACCACGCTCGGCCGGACCATCTTCAACGAGGCCCTGCCGGCCGATTTCCCGTACGTGAACTACGAGGTGTCGAAGAAGCCGTTGGGCCGGATCGTCAACGACCTGGCCGAGCGTTACCCGAAGGTCGAGGTCGCCGCGGCGCTGGACAACCTGAAGGACCTCGGCTTCGGCTGGGCCCCGCGGTCGGGTGCGACGGTGTCGGTCTCCGACATCCAGACCCCGGACAGCAAGCCGGAGCTGATCGCCCGCTACGAGTCCAAGGCCACCGCGATCGACAAGCAGTACGAGCGCGGCAAGTCGACCGCCGAGGAGCGCCGGTCCAACCTGATCGAGCTGTGGCAGCAGGCGACCGCCGAGCTGACCGAGGCGATGGAGCAGAACTTCTCGCACACCAACCCGATCTACATGATGGTGCACTCCGGTGCCCGAGGGAACATGACGCAGATGCGGCAGATCGCCGCCATGCGAGGCCTGGTGGCCAACCCGAAGGGCGACATCATCCCCTCGCCGATCAAGTCGAACTTCCGCGAGGGCCTGACCGTGCTGGAGTACTTCATCTCCACCCACGGCGGCCGGAAGGGGCAGGCCGACACCGCGCTGCGGACGGCCGACTCCGGCTACCTCACCCGACGGCTGGTCGACGTCTCCCAGGACGTCATCATCCGCGAGGAGGACTGCGGCACCGAGTCGGGTCTGACCAAGCGGATCGCGCTCGAGAAGAACGGCGTGCTGGTCGCCGACCCGACGATCGAGACCGCGGTGTACGCCCGGTGCCTGGCCACCGACATCACCGGCCCCGACGGGGAGGTGCTGCTGCAGGCCGGTGTCGACCTCGGCGACGTGAACATCAAGATGCTGATCGACAACGGCATCACCCATGTGAAGGTCCGCTCGGTGCTCACCTGTGAGTCCACCTCCGGCACCTGCGCGATGTGCTACGGCCGCTCCCTGGCGACCGGCAAGCTCGTCGACGTCGGTGAGGCGGTCGGTATCGTCGCGGCCCAGTCGATCGGCGAGCCGGGCACCCAGCTGACGATGCGTACCTTCCACACCGGTGGTGTGGCCGGTGACGACATCACCCAGGGTCTGCCGCGTGTCGTCGAGCTGTTCGAGGCCCGGTCGCCGAAGGCCAAGGCGCCCATCGCGGGTGCCGCCGGCCGGATCCGGCTGGAGACCACCGATCGTGGGCGCAAGCTGTTCGTGGTGCCCGACGACGGTGCCGACGAGTTCGAGGTCCCGCTGGGCCGCCGGGCCCGGCTGCTGGTGGAGGATGGCGACCACGTCGCGGTCGGCCAGCAGCTGACCAACGGCCAGCTCGACCCGCAGGACGTGCTCGAGGTCCTCGGCGTGGCGGCGGTGCAGCAGCACCTGGTGGACGAGGTCCAGAAGGTGTACGGCACCCAGGGCGCGCCGATCCACGACAAGCACCTGGAGATCATCATCCGCCAGATGCTGCGCCGGGTGACCGTGCTGGAGTCGGGCGACACCGAGATGCTGCCCGGTGAGCTGGTCGATCGTCCGTCGTACGTCGCGCAGAACCGCAAGGTCGTCGCCGAGGGTGGCCAGCCCGCCCAGGGCCGTCCGGTCCTGATGGGCATCACCAAGGCATCGCTGGCGACCGACTCGTGGCTGTCCGCGGCGTCCTTCCAGGAGACCACCAAGGTGTTGACCGATGCCGCCATCCACGGCAAGTCGGACTCGCTGAGGGGCCTGAAGGAGAACGTGATCCTCGGCAAGCTGATCCCGGCCGGCACCGGTCTGGACCGCTACCGCAACATCCGGGTCGAGCCGACCCCGGAGGCGAAGGCGGCGGCCTACACGATGGCCAGCTACGAGGCGTACGACTACGACCTGATGTCGGGCGCCGGCAGCTCGGTCCCGCCGCTGGACGACTTCGACATGGGCGGCTACCGCTGA
- the rpoB gene encoding DNA-directed RNA polymerase subunit beta, translating to MAAARIASKNTDVISTTGRISFAKIHEPLQVPHLLDLQIKSFDWLVGNDAWKASVEEAQEQGRTDINTKSGLEEIFEEISPIEDFSETMSLSFRDHRFEDPKNSVDECKEKDATYSAPLFVTAEFMNNDTGEIKSQTVFMGDFPLITEKGTFIINGSERVVVSQLVRSPGVYFEKTPDKTSDKDIYTCKIIPSRGAWLEFEVDKRDQVGVRLDRKRKQSVTVLLKALGWTNEQILEEFGQYESIRHTLEKDHTTGRDDALLDIYRKLRPGEPPTIEAANNLLENYYFNPKRYDLAKVGRYKINKKLGVGLAFDQQVLTREDIVSAIRYVVALHDGRTSLPGVDANGEVADVLVEVDDIDHFGNRRLRTVGELIQNQLRTGLGRMERVVRDRMTTQDIEAITPQTLINIRPVVAALKEFFGTSQLSQFMDQNNPLAGLTHKRRLSALGPGGLSRDRAGMEVRDVHPSHYGRMCPIETPEGPNIGLIGSLASFARVNAFGFIETPYRRVVEGKVTNDIDYLTADVEDRYVIAQANAPLREDGSFVDERILVRKRHGDVDTLPSGQIDYMDVSPRQMVSVATALIPFLEHDDASRALMGSNMQRQAVPLVKSEAPFVGTGMEYRAAVDAGDVTLAKKAGGVTSVTGDVVEVSNDDGTLSAYKLEKFVRSNAGTCVNQRPLVAVGQRVEVGTPLADGPCTDNGELSLGRNLLVAFMPWNGLNYEDAIILSQRLVQDDVLTSIHIEEHEVDARDTKLGAEEITRDIPNVSDEMLANLDERGIIRIGAEVTTGDILVGKVTPKGETEMTSEERLLRAIFGEKAREVRDTSMKVPHGESGTIIGIKVFDRDNGDDLAPGVNQMVRVYVAQKRKISIGDKLAGRHGNKGVISKILPAEDMPFLEDGTPVDIILNPLGVPSRMNVGQVMELHLGWIAKSGWDVTEVDEPWAERLRSVGLGLVQGDQCLATPVFDGATDKELAGLLEYGLPNRDGLKVMQGTGKARLFDGRSGEPFPEPIGVGYMYMLKLHHLVDDKIHARSTGPYSMITQQPLGGKAQFGGQRFGEMEVWALEAYGAAWALQELLTIKSDDVSGRVKVYEAIVKGENIPEPGIPESFKVLIKEMKSLCLNVEVLSSDGVVQDLRDAEDENYRVPDGLGVDLRRRPGSDALAQG from the coding sequence TTGGCCGCCGCGCGCATTGCCTCGAAGAACACCGACGTCATCTCCACGACGGGACGCATCTCGTTCGCGAAGATCCACGAACCCTTGCAGGTGCCCCACCTGCTCGATCTTCAGATCAAGTCGTTCGATTGGCTGGTCGGTAACGACGCCTGGAAGGCGTCGGTGGAGGAGGCCCAGGAGCAGGGCCGCACCGATATCAACACGAAGTCCGGCCTGGAGGAGATCTTCGAGGAGATCTCGCCCATCGAGGACTTCTCCGAGACGATGTCACTGTCGTTCCGCGACCACCGTTTCGAGGATCCGAAGAACTCGGTCGACGAGTGCAAGGAGAAGGACGCCACCTACTCCGCTCCGCTGTTCGTCACCGCGGAGTTCATGAACAACGACACCGGTGAGATCAAGTCCCAGACGGTGTTCATGGGTGACTTCCCGCTGATCACGGAGAAGGGCACCTTCATCATCAACGGGTCCGAGCGCGTCGTCGTGTCGCAGCTGGTCCGGTCCCCGGGCGTCTACTTCGAGAAGACCCCGGACAAGACGTCCGACAAGGACATCTACACCTGCAAGATCATCCCCTCGCGCGGCGCGTGGCTGGAGTTCGAGGTCGACAAGCGCGACCAGGTCGGCGTACGTCTCGACCGCAAGCGCAAGCAGTCGGTGACGGTGCTGCTCAAGGCCCTGGGCTGGACCAACGAGCAGATCCTGGAGGAGTTCGGCCAGTACGAGTCGATCCGCCACACCCTGGAGAAGGACCACACCACCGGCCGGGACGACGCCCTGCTGGACATCTACCGCAAGCTGCGCCCGGGTGAGCCGCCGACTATCGAGGCGGCGAACAACCTGCTGGAGAACTACTACTTCAACCCGAAGCGCTATGACCTGGCCAAGGTCGGCCGGTACAAGATCAACAAGAAGCTCGGCGTCGGGCTGGCCTTCGACCAGCAGGTGCTCACCCGGGAGGACATCGTCTCGGCGATCCGCTACGTGGTGGCGCTGCACGACGGCCGCACCTCGCTGCCCGGCGTCGACGCCAACGGTGAGGTCGCGGACGTCCTGGTCGAGGTCGACGACATCGACCACTTCGGCAACCGTCGTCTGCGTACGGTCGGTGAGTTGATCCAGAACCAGCTGCGGACCGGCCTGGGCCGGATGGAGCGGGTCGTCCGGGACCGGATGACCACCCAGGACATCGAGGCGATCACCCCGCAGACGCTGATCAACATCCGTCCGGTGGTGGCGGCGCTGAAGGAGTTCTTCGGCACCTCGCAGCTGTCGCAGTTCATGGACCAGAACAACCCGCTGGCCGGTCTGACGCACAAGCGCCGGCTGTCCGCGCTGGGCCCCGGCGGTCTGTCCCGTGACCGGGCCGGCATGGAGGTCCGCGACGTCCACCCGTCGCACTACGGCCGGATGTGCCCGATCGAGACCCCGGAAGGTCCGAACATCGGTCTGATCGGCTCGCTGGCGTCGTTCGCCCGGGTGAACGCCTTCGGGTTCATCGAGACCCCGTACCGTCGCGTCGTCGAGGGCAAGGTCACCAACGACATCGACTACCTGACCGCCGACGTCGAGGACCGCTATGTCATCGCCCAGGCCAACGCGCCGCTGCGCGAGGACGGGTCCTTCGTCGACGAGCGGATCCTGGTCCGCAAGCGCCACGGCGACGTCGACACCCTGCCCAGCGGGCAGATCGACTACATGGACGTGTCGCCGCGCCAGATGGTGTCGGTGGCCACCGCCCTGATCCCGTTCCTCGAGCACGACGACGCCTCCCGGGCCCTGATGGGGTCCAACATGCAGCGCCAGGCCGTGCCGCTGGTCAAGTCCGAGGCCCCGTTCGTCGGCACCGGCATGGAGTACCGCGCCGCCGTCGACGCCGGTGATGTCACCCTGGCCAAGAAGGCCGGCGGCGTCACCTCGGTCACCGGCGACGTCGTCGAGGTGTCGAACGACGACGGCACCCTCTCGGCGTACAAGCTGGAGAAGTTCGTCCGGTCCAACGCCGGCACCTGTGTCAACCAGCGCCCGCTGGTGGCGGTCGGGCAGCGCGTCGAGGTCGGCACTCCGCTGGCCGACGGCCCGTGCACCGACAACGGCGAGCTGTCGCTCGGCCGCAACCTGCTGGTCGCGTTCATGCCGTGGAACGGCCTGAACTACGAGGACGCGATCATCCTGTCCCAGCGTCTGGTGCAGGACGACGTGCTCACCTCGATCCACATCGAGGAGCACGAGGTCGACGCCCGCGACACCAAGCTCGGTGCCGAGGAGATCACCCGCGACATCCCCAACGTCTCCGACGAGATGCTGGCCAACCTCGACGAGCGCGGCATCATCCGGATCGGCGCCGAGGTGACCACCGGCGACATCCTGGTCGGCAAGGTCACCCCGAAGGGCGAGACCGAGATGACCTCCGAGGAGCGCCTGCTGCGCGCCATCTTCGGGGAGAAGGCCCGCGAGGTCCGCGACACCTCGATGAAGGTGCCGCACGGCGAGTCCGGCACCATCATCGGGATCAAGGTCTTCGACCGGGACAATGGCGACGATCTGGCCCCCGGCGTCAACCAGATGGTCCGGGTCTACGTCGCCCAGAAGCGCAAGATCTCCATCGGTGACAAGCTCGCCGGCCGGCACGGCAACAAGGGTGTCATCTCCAAGATCCTCCCCGCCGAGGACATGCCCTTCCTGGAGGACGGCACCCCGGTCGACATCATCCTGAACCCGCTCGGCGTCCCCTCCCGGATGAACGTCGGCCAGGTGATGGAGCTGCACCTGGGCTGGATCGCCAAGTCCGGCTGGGACGTCACCGAGGTCGACGAGCCGTGGGCGGAGCGACTGCGCTCGGTCGGCCTCGGCCTGGTCCAGGGCGACCAGTGCCTGGCCACGCCGGTCTTCGACGGTGCCACCGACAAGGAGCTCGCCGGCCTGCTGGAGTACGGCCTGCCGAACCGCGACGGGCTGAAGGTGATGCAGGGCACCGGCAAGGCGCGGCTGTTCGACGGCCGCTCCGGCGAGCCGTTCCCGGAGCCGATCGGCGTCGGCTACATGTACATGCTGAAGCTGCACCACCTGGTGGACGACAAGATCCACGCCCGGTCCACCGGCCCGTACTCGATGATCACCCAGCAGCCGCTGGGCGGCAAGGCGCAGTTCGGCGGCCAGCGTTTCGGTGAGATGGAGGTGTGGGCCCTGGAGGCGTACGGCGCCGCCTGGGCACTGCAGGAGCTGCTCACCATCAAGTCCGACGACGTGTCGGGCCGGGTGAAGGTCTACGAGGCCATCGTCAAGGGGGAGAACATTCCCGAGCCGGGCATCCCCGAGTCCTTCAAGGTCCTGATCAAGGAAATGAAGTCCCTGTGCCTGAACGTGGAGGTGCTCTCCTCGGACGGCGTCGTGCAGGACCTGCGTGACGCCGAGGACGAGAACTACCGCGTCCCGGACGGGCTGGGCGTCGACCTGCGTCGCCGCCCCGGCTCGGACGCCCTGGCCCAGGGCTGA